The Sorangiineae bacterium MSr11367 genome window below encodes:
- a CDS encoding sigma-70 family RNA polymerase sigma factor has translation MASFRQLVERHQRRAFAIALALVRDENDARELVQDAFLRVFKSLHSFQGSSSFFTWLYRIITNLSIDLLRKPGHKLSEPDERRHEEEDQEALFPFVSRVEGADPVDAVRRREIGVRLQQALEALPPYHRGVIVMREVDGLSYEEMAQAMGVSKGTIMSRLFHARQKLQRALADCYAEQVGTPPESVDPASAEAPGEEDAQ, from the coding sequence ATGGCCTCGTTCCGACAGCTCGTGGAACGGCACCAACGGCGCGCCTTTGCCATTGCCTTGGCCCTCGTTCGGGACGAAAACGACGCCCGCGAGCTCGTTCAGGACGCTTTCTTGAGGGTCTTCAAGAGCCTCCATAGCTTCCAGGGATCATCGAGCTTTTTTACCTGGCTGTACCGCATCATCACGAACCTCAGCATCGACCTTCTCCGCAAGCCGGGCCACAAGCTCAGCGAACCGGACGAACGCCGCCACGAAGAGGAAGATCAGGAGGCCCTTTTCCCCTTCGTCAGCCGCGTGGAAGGTGCCGATCCCGTCGATGCCGTCCGCCGGCGCGAGATCGGTGTTCGATTGCAACAGGCGCTCGAAGCGCTACCGCCCTATCACCGGGGCGTCATCGTGATGCGAGAAGTCGACGGCCTCAGCTACGAAGAGATGGCGCAGGCCATGGGAGTTTCAAAAGGTACGATCATGAGCCGTCTATTCCACGCACGTCAGAAGCTCCAGCGAGCCTTGGCGGATTGCTACGCCGAGCAGGTGGGCACGCCCCCCGAGAGCGTGGATCCGGCGTCGGCCGAAGCGCCGGGCGAGGAGGACGCGCAATGA
- a CDS encoding trypsin-like peptidase domain-containing protein, whose amino-acid sequence MRNWAILVAAPVVALSVLSMAACGKRSGGGGASAEALPSGAVPVPSGVVPVPKSPSLSTGGTDLAKSGPLSFAPIAKQADPSVVTIATIGEEVEALPGFTMRGRRREIKGLGTGFIIDKDGTVLTNNHVIEGAEVITVRLADNREYPGKLVGRDPRTDIAVVRLEAKDRSGAAQGGAPFQPLPLGDSDGAEVGDWTVAIGNPFGLSHTVSAGIISAKGRTRDDVPLDPTGYYNFLQTDASINPGNSGGPLLNLRGEVVGINTAIRGGGAQGIGFAIPINMVKQLLPMLLRDGHVTRSALGVRIRDIRELAPEDRTELKLTDDKGAVIEYVAPGSPADKADLKAGDVIVQFDGQPIDRGTLLSWMASTAGVGKTVTLRVLRMGKAFDLKVTLGELQEKDMPKPRRVSPLPTP is encoded by the coding sequence ATGCGGAATTGGGCGATCCTCGTCGCGGCTCCCGTCGTGGCTCTGAGCGTGCTCTCGATGGCTGCCTGCGGCAAGAGAAGCGGCGGCGGCGGTGCATCGGCGGAGGCGCTGCCCTCCGGCGCCGTGCCCGTTCCCAGCGGGGTCGTTCCAGTTCCGAAGAGTCCCTCCCTCTCGACGGGAGGGACCGATCTCGCGAAGAGCGGGCCTCTCAGCTTTGCGCCCATCGCCAAACAGGCCGACCCCAGCGTGGTGACCATCGCCACCATCGGCGAGGAGGTCGAGGCGCTGCCCGGCTTCACGATGCGCGGCCGTCGCCGCGAGATCAAAGGTCTCGGCACGGGCTTCATCATCGACAAGGACGGCACCGTCCTGACGAACAACCACGTCATCGAGGGCGCAGAGGTCATCACCGTGCGCCTTGCCGACAACCGTGAATACCCGGGCAAGCTCGTAGGCCGCGACCCGCGCACGGACATCGCCGTGGTCCGCCTCGAAGCCAAGGATCGTTCCGGAGCGGCCCAAGGCGGCGCTCCATTCCAGCCGCTCCCGCTGGGCGATTCGGACGGCGCCGAAGTCGGCGATTGGACCGTGGCCATCGGCAACCCGTTCGGGCTTTCGCATACGGTGAGCGCCGGCATCATCAGCGCCAAAGGTCGCACCCGCGACGACGTGCCGCTTGATCCCACGGGCTATTACAACTTCTTGCAGACGGATGCGTCCATCAACCCCGGCAACTCCGGCGGCCCGCTGCTCAATTTGCGGGGCGAGGTGGTGGGCATCAACACCGCCATCCGCGGAGGCGGTGCGCAGGGCATCGGCTTCGCGATCCCGATCAACATGGTCAAGCAACTGCTTCCCATGCTGCTTCGCGATGGCCACGTCACGCGCAGCGCCTTGGGCGTGCGCATCCGTGACATCCGCGAACTCGCCCCGGAAGATCGCACGGAGCTCAAGTTGACCGACGACAAGGGCGCGGTCATCGAATACGTCGCCCCCGGCAGCCCCGCCGACAAGGCCGATCTCAAGGCGGGCGATGTCATCGTGCAGTTCGATGGCCAGCCCATCGACCGCGGCACCTTGCTCTCGTGGATGGCGAGCACCGCCGGAGTCGGCAAAACCGTCACCCTCCGCGTCTTGCGCATGGGCAAAGCCTTCGACCTGAAGGTCACCTTGGGTGAGCTGCAAGAGAAAGACATGCCCAAGCCCCGCCGCGTGTCTCCATTGCCTACTCCGTAA
- a CDS encoding DUF1844 domain-containing protein produces the protein MSQKPPEELPSIDFSTFVLSLSHSALLHLGEAPHPDTNRLEKNLPLARQTIDLIALLEEKTKGNLTGDEERLLHQILFDLRMRYVELTKTKG, from the coding sequence GTGAGCCAGAAACCGCCGGAGGAACTGCCGAGCATCGACTTTTCGACGTTCGTGCTGTCGCTCAGCCATTCGGCGCTGCTCCATCTCGGAGAAGCGCCGCATCCCGACACGAACCGGCTCGAAAAGAACCTCCCGCTCGCGCGCCAGACGATCGATCTCATTGCTCTTCTCGAAGAGAAGACCAAAGGGAATCTCACGGGGGACGAAGAACGTCTCCTCCATCAGATTCTCTTCGATTTGCGCATGCGGTACGTGGAGCTCACGAAAACGAAAGGCTAA
- a CDS encoding peptidylprolyl isomerase, translating into MAATIQADSYATVAYTLKTSEGVVIDGSSVEGGEPIQYVHGYGTLVPGLEAALEGLKAGDAKEIVIPADEGFGERDEDLVLIIDRTEFPDPAAIELGDEFVAEFAEGEELAMRVVEIQKDVVRVDANHPLAGVDLHYSIKVEEVRDATPEEIEQARAEQEDDEEDHEHGPDCDHDHDEDDDEEDEDDLDEEEEDEEEEDEKPS; encoded by the coding sequence ATGGCAGCGACGATCCAGGCCGACAGCTACGCGACGGTGGCCTACACCCTCAAAACCTCCGAGGGAGTCGTCATCGACGGCAGCTCCGTCGAAGGCGGCGAGCCGATTCAATACGTTCACGGCTACGGGACGCTCGTTCCGGGACTGGAGGCTGCGCTCGAAGGCCTCAAGGCGGGGGATGCCAAGGAGATCGTCATTCCCGCCGACGAAGGCTTCGGCGAGCGTGACGAGGATTTGGTGCTGATCATCGATCGCACCGAATTTCCGGATCCGGCAGCCATCGAGCTGGGGGACGAATTCGTCGCGGAGTTCGCCGAGGGCGAAGAGCTTGCGATGCGCGTCGTCGAGATTCAGAAAGACGTCGTCCGCGTCGACGCGAACCATCCGCTCGCGGGGGTCGACCTGCACTATTCGATCAAGGTCGAAGAGGTGCGCGATGCCACGCCCGAGGAAATCGAGCAGGCGCGCGCCGAGCAGGAAGACGACGAAGAGGATCACGAGCACGGTCCGGACTGCGACCACGATCACGACGAAGACGACGACGAAGAAGACGAGGACGACCTCGACGAAGAAGAGGAAGACGAAGAAGAAGAGGACGAGAAGCCCTCGTGA
- a CDS encoding 3-isopropylmalate dehydratase, with translation MVSDAQTVRIEGKILQLTEDPGLLAAQLAGEELAWDPERALLGNISTDELTPGWVCYYYDETLARYCLVGLRGGVVQRDHIKNGGFGVIVSGISKGCGSSRETAPYSELKAGVKLVVAKSIEKIYRQNAQNIGLLTSTDFGLIPRIARGEAIPMEEFTRGLDAISAAVVEHGGLFAYNRARMAGRTTPPAITTSPRPMTLAEKILAAHAIVDASRGTLGVPAVQPGDAFFARTDVRFSHEYVTPMADAIFRAELGDEATVKDPESVFAFRDHLTFLDRVMSKAHRDMGLDAQARELATVQEEFSRRHRVKLYGEVQRDGKLVGSDAICHNKVIEEIALPGQLVAGTDSHTCMAGALGCFAFGVGSTDMANAWFTKDIRVTVPETARFVLRGVLPAGVCAKDVMLHILSQPFFKSGQGIGKVLEFAGDGIASLPLDERATLTNMAVEAGGFTGIIEADEVVVDYLVAQRGLDADSVRARIVRADPGASYVATFDIDLAALSPMVATPGDPRNGIPIDSLTSSSVKIDIAYGGSCTGGKKADMDMYATVLQSAVEQGKRVADGVHLYIQFGSQDIRRYAESRGYLDIFHRAGAELVDPSCGACIKAGPGVSDSPDQVTVSSQNRNFPGRSGPGKVYLASPLVVAASAIAGHIVHPAEIAASLRAV, from the coding sequence ATGGTCTCGGATGCCCAAACGGTTCGCATCGAAGGCAAAATTCTCCAGCTCACCGAAGATCCCGGTCTCCTCGCCGCCCAGCTCGCCGGCGAAGAGCTCGCGTGGGATCCCGAACGCGCACTCCTCGGCAACATCTCCACCGACGAGCTGACCCCGGGATGGGTTTGCTACTACTACGACGAGACCCTGGCCCGGTACTGCCTGGTGGGCCTTCGCGGCGGCGTCGTGCAGCGCGATCACATCAAGAACGGTGGCTTCGGCGTCATCGTCAGCGGCATCTCCAAGGGCTGCGGCTCCTCGCGCGAGACCGCCCCGTACAGTGAGCTCAAGGCGGGCGTGAAGCTCGTCGTCGCCAAGAGCATCGAGAAGATCTACCGCCAGAATGCGCAAAACATCGGCCTTCTCACCAGCACCGACTTCGGCCTGATCCCGCGCATCGCCCGCGGGGAGGCCATCCCCATGGAGGAATTCACCCGCGGGCTGGATGCCATCAGCGCCGCGGTCGTCGAGCATGGCGGCCTTTTCGCCTACAACCGCGCGCGCATGGCCGGCCGCACCACGCCGCCGGCCATCACCACGTCCCCGCGGCCCATGACCCTCGCCGAGAAGATCCTCGCGGCCCACGCCATCGTGGACGCGAGCCGGGGTACCTTGGGTGTGCCCGCGGTGCAACCGGGCGATGCCTTCTTCGCGCGCACCGACGTGCGCTTCTCGCACGAGTACGTGACGCCCATGGCCGACGCCATCTTCCGCGCGGAGCTCGGCGACGAGGCCACGGTCAAAGACCCCGAGAGCGTCTTCGCCTTCCGCGATCACCTCACGTTCCTCGATCGCGTCATGTCCAAGGCCCACCGCGACATGGGCCTCGACGCGCAGGCCCGCGAGCTCGCCACCGTCCAGGAGGAATTCAGCCGCCGCCATCGCGTGAAGCTCTACGGCGAAGTGCAGCGCGATGGAAAGCTTGTGGGCTCCGACGCCATCTGCCACAACAAAGTCATCGAGGAAATTGCCCTCCCCGGGCAGCTCGTCGCCGGAACCGACTCGCACACGTGCATGGCCGGCGCCCTCGGTTGCTTCGCGTTCGGCGTGGGGTCCACGGACATGGCCAATGCGTGGTTCACCAAGGACATCCGGGTCACCGTGCCCGAGACCGCGCGCTTCGTGCTTCGCGGCGTCTTGCCCGCGGGCGTCTGCGCGAAGGACGTCATGCTCCACATTTTGAGCCAGCCCTTCTTCAAGAGCGGTCAGGGCATCGGCAAGGTCCTCGAGTTTGCCGGCGACGGCATCGCCTCCCTCCCGCTGGACGAACGCGCCACCCTTACCAACATGGCCGTCGAGGCGGGCGGCTTCACCGGCATCATCGAGGCGGACGAGGTGGTCGTCGACTACCTGGTCGCGCAGCGCGGCCTCGACGCCGACAGCGTCCGTGCGCGCATCGTCCGCGCCGATCCCGGCGCGAGCTACGTGGCCACCTTCGACATCGACCTCGCCGCGCTCTCGCCGATGGTCGCCACCCCGGGCGATCCGCGAAATGGCATCCCCATCGATTCCCTCACCTCCTCCAGCGTGAAAATCGACATCGCCTACGGCGGCTCGTGCACCGGCGGCAAAAAGGCCGACATGGACATGTACGCCACCGTGCTCCAATCCGCGGTGGAGCAGGGCAAGCGGGTGGCCGACGGCGTGCACCTGTACATCCAGTTCGGATCGCAGGACATCCGCCGCTACGCCGAATCGCGCGGCTACCTCGACATTTTTCACCGGGCCGGGGCCGAATTGGTCGACCCATCGTGCGGGGCCTGCATCAAGGCCGGGCCCGGCGTCAGCGATTCGCCCGACCAAGTCACCGTGAGCTCCCAGAATCGGAATTTTCCCGGAAGAAGCGGCCCCGGAAAGGTGTATCTTGCAAGCCCGCTGGTCGTTGCCGCGAGCGCCATCGCGGGCCATATCGTTCACCCGGCTGAGATCGCGGCCTCCCTGAGGGCCGTCTAG